A genomic segment from Aegilops tauschii subsp. strangulata cultivar AL8/78 chromosome 1, Aet v6.0, whole genome shotgun sequence encodes:
- the LOC141028104 gene encoding uncharacterized protein: MEFIHWFLNIHMPDDVDWILMGDFNLMRAPSDRNRPGGDVNDMLMFNEAISNQGLVELPLHGRKFSWSNMQHDPLLVKLDWFFTSASWMTSFPNTIVLPLAKPISDHLPCVIKIGTSIPKARVFRFENYWLHHFDFKQVVASAWSIPVGNLDSVKSLNAKFKILRRALKLWAKSLSCLKSTIAKLNELLFMWDFFEEFRELDTHEWSCRAILKEQLLILLRNQQIYWKQRGKIKGVKFGDENTKKIHTKASINYRHNHIAILHNEDQMEISDHAGKAAILLDAFKKRMGTS; encoded by the coding sequence ATGGAGTTTATTCACTGGTTTCTAAATATTCACATGCCTGATGATGTTGACTGGATATTAATGGGTGATTTCAACCTTATGAGGGCTCCATCAGATAGGAACAGACCTGGGGGAGATGTTAATGATATGCTTATGTTCAATGAGGCCATTAGTAACCAAGGTTTGGTTGAATTACCTTTGCATGGTAGAAAGTTCAGTTGGAGTAACATGCAGCATGATCCTTTGTTGGTCAAACTTGACTGGTTTTTCACTTCTGCCTCCTGGATGACTTCTTTCCCTAATACAATTGTACTACCACTTGCAAAACCTATATCTGATCACTTGCCCTGTGTAATTAAAATTGGCACTTCTATCCCAAAGGCAAGAGTATTCAGGTTTGAGAACTATTGGCTGCACCATTTTGATTTCAAACAAGTTGTTGCCTCTGCTTGGAGCATCCCAGTTGGAAACCTTGATTCTGTTAAGTCTTTGAATGCTAAGTTCAAGATTTTAAGAAGAGCTTTGAAGCTGTGGGCTAAATCTCTGTCCTGTCTGAAATCTACAATTGCAAAGTTAaatgaactactcttcatgtgggATTTCTTTGAGGAATTTAGAGAACTGGATACTCATGAATGGAGCTGCAGAGCTATTCTTAAAGAACAACTGCTTATTTTACTGAGGAaccaacagatttattggaagcAGAGAGGGAAAATCAAGGGGGTGAAGTTTGGAGATGAAAACacaaaaaaaattcacacaaaagCTTCCATCAATTACAGGCATAACCATATTGCTATTCTTCACAATGAGGACCAAATGGAGATCTCAGATCATGCTGGTAAAGCTGCTATTCTCTTGGATGCTTTCAAGAAAAGAATGGGCACATCCTAA